A window of the Nycticebus coucang isolate mNycCou1 chromosome 3, mNycCou1.pri, whole genome shotgun sequence genome harbors these coding sequences:
- the FAM241B gene encoding protein FAM241B: MVRILANGEIVQDDDPRVRTTTTPRGSTPRQSFLNRGHGAPQGGPGPRQQQAGIRLGAAQSPFNDLNRQLVNMGFPQWHLGNHAVEPVTSILLLFLLMMLGVRGLLLVGLVYLVSHLSQR, translated from the exons ATGGTGAGGATCTTGGCCAATGGGGAAATTGTGCAGGATGATGACCCTCGAGTGAGGACCACAACCACGCCAAGAGGTAGCACTCCTCGACAG AGTTTTCTCAACAGGGGCCATGGTGCCCCCCAAGGGGGCCCTGGGCCCCGTCAGCAGCAGGCAGGTATCAGGCTGGGTGCTGCTCAGTCCCCCTTCAATGACCTCAACCGGCAGCTGGTGAACATGGGCTTTCCACAGTGGCATCTCGGCAACCATGCTGTGGAGCCAGTGACCTCCATCCTGCTCCTCTTCCTGCTCATGATGCTTGGTGTTCGTGGCCTCCTGTTGGTGGGCCTGGTCTACCTGGTGTCCCACCTGAGTCAGCGGTGA